The following proteins come from a genomic window of Spirochaetota bacterium:
- a CDS encoding STAS domain-containing protein encodes MAQSYQILFELIIKNEKALIASWLENVKNIGRETKKALSASEIEKQSKEFLAVFFDACKQNNPDIHSKAWEEVRDFLINMSKEWAVLGMSSGQAARFIFSLKQSLFEMIAKEQLNEGTLNQVLWDANLLLDELGLFVIETYQKSREDIIKRQQQELLELSTPVVKIWNGILILPLIGTLDSARTQVVLENLLQSIVDTESQIAIIDITGVPTVDTLVAQHLLKTVAASRLMGTQCIISGIRPQIAQTMVHLGVTFSDVVTKATLADALFYAFNVIGFVVQKKA; translated from the coding sequence ATGGCCCAATCATACCAGATATTGTTTGAACTTATAATAAAGAATGAAAAAGCATTGATAGCAAGCTGGCTTGAAAATGTAAAAAACATAGGCAGGGAAACTAAAAAGGCATTGAGTGCTTCTGAAATTGAAAAACAGTCAAAAGAATTTTTGGCTGTTTTTTTTGATGCCTGCAAGCAAAATAATCCCGATATTCATTCAAAAGCATGGGAAGAAGTGCGTGATTTTCTTATTAATATGTCAAAGGAGTGGGCAGTTCTTGGTATGTCTTCAGGGCAGGCAGCACGGTTCATTTTTTCACTAAAACAATCGTTATTTGAAATGATTGCAAAAGAACAACTCAACGAAGGAACATTAAATCAGGTTTTGTGGGATGCAAATCTTCTTCTTGATGAACTTGGCCTTTTTGTTATAGAGACATACCAAAAAAGCCGTGAAGATATTATAAAGCGGCAGCAACAGGAATTATTAGAGCTGTCAACCCCTGTTGTTAAGATATGGAATGGGATTTTAATACTACCATTGATTGGCACACTGGACAGCGCTCGCACACAGGTGGTGTTGGAAAATCTACTGCAAAGTATAGTAGATACTGAAAGCCAAATTGCAATTATTGATATCACTGGTGTACCCACTGTGGACACGCTGGTGGCACAGCATTTATTAAAAACAGTAGCAGCTTCACGGCTTATGGGCACGCAGTGCATCATAAGCGGCATTCGTCCTCAAATTGCACAAACCATGGTACATTTAGGAGTAACCTTCAGCGATGTGGTAACTAAGGCAACACTAGCGGATGCTCTATTTTATGCATTTAATGTTATTGGGTTTGTGGTTCAGAAAAAAGCCTGA
- a CDS encoding penicillin acylase family protein has protein sequence MRKKLIRMVVIITLSLFGAQCSMMSHYFKSTEKQYSGTVHIEGLNQPVEVRYDELGIPHIKAQSEEDLFCATGYIMASYRLFQMVMMKMAIQGRLSEFAGKDALPIDYFMRSYNAKAIVHNTMKQLDSRGHMIFAQFAKGVNAYIKTCKKLPPEFILAGFKPEPWQPEDGLYIFGFLNLTVSFNFIEELQFLLIAQKLGIEKACHLFPVYKDTELPIAEAQKLKGIVVDISLEKVATTAVTMQKLLGLGIPASNNWALSPKKTNGKSIVANDTHLMASLPSPWIIMHLECPTYHCAGVCLPGIPIVVAGYNGHIAWGETMVMADTQDIFIEKIKEEKGQLFYLYKDKWLPLQSREEVFTVKGKSHTVKMYHTVHGPLLNTALGTMPFPPKMPVQPPSVEIPYGLALSWVMTGGEKTLQGFYNLGKAKTMQQAREALKGIHTIYLNIVYGDSNSIGWQVTGLYPVRKKGTGLFPSPGWTGEYDWEGFVPFEKLPHKENPTEGFIATANHRTVDKNFPVNLSQSWYNDERAMRIVQVLSQHKTFTLEDMMKLQNDQYSLMAQHVQEILFNKEYNAYIMAALQELSPAQKQNALKALDMLSPQHFDCVMRVDSNSAALMGAVYHCFVHNTFLDELGPKESPLWEAFLQASMTSYSAFDDLLAYRHQSPFFDDVTTQKTETKWDVLAKTLADAYALCEDKMGSNKGKWQWGKLHAYWFKHEIAKEVGMLKGFLSRGPYPAGGDVHTVNVAMFTWGKNFDVWMIPAMRMIVDFNSNEPLYFITVPGQSGNPVSSHYDDMVEYFVKGTYKHIPLKGWEKPASAQVLIP, from the coding sequence ATGAGAAAAAAACTTATTCGTATGGTAGTTATTATTACTTTGTCGTTGTTTGGTGCACAGTGTTCTATGATGAGTCATTATTTTAAATCAACCGAAAAGCAATATAGTGGTACCGTACACATTGAAGGACTTAACCAGCCGGTTGAAGTGCGTTATGATGAGCTTGGTATCCCTCATATTAAGGCACAGAGCGAAGAGGATTTGTTTTGTGCAACAGGGTACATTATGGCATCATATCGGTTATTTCAGATGGTGATGATGAAAATGGCTATTCAGGGGAGGCTTTCTGAGTTTGCAGGCAAGGATGCATTGCCTATCGACTATTTTATGCGCAGCTATAACGCAAAAGCTATCGTACATAATACAATGAAGCAGCTTGATAGCAGAGGACACATGATATTTGCACAATTTGCAAAAGGAGTTAATGCGTATATTAAAACATGCAAAAAGCTTCCGCCAGAATTTATTCTAGCTGGCTTTAAGCCCGAACCTTGGCAGCCTGAAGATGGACTGTATATTTTTGGTTTTCTGAATTTAACAGTATCGTTCAATTTTATTGAGGAACTACAGTTTTTGCTCATTGCACAAAAGTTAGGCATTGAAAAAGCCTGCCATTTATTCCCCGTGTATAAAGATACTGAGTTGCCAATTGCTGAAGCCCAAAAGCTTAAAGGCATTGTTGTTGACATTTCATTAGAAAAAGTTGCTACTACAGCGGTCACTATGCAAAAATTGCTTGGATTAGGTATTCCTGCATCCAATAACTGGGCTCTGTCCCCAAAGAAAACTAACGGCAAGAGCATTGTTGCAAACGATACACATTTGATGGCATCACTGCCTTCCCCGTGGATTATCATGCACTTAGAGTGCCCCACGTATCACTGCGCGGGGGTGTGTTTGCCGGGCATTCCCATTGTGGTTGCTGGCTACAACGGCCACATTGCCTGGGGCGAAACTATGGTAATGGCCGACACACAGGATATATTCATTGAAAAAATAAAAGAGGAAAAGGGGCAGCTTTTTTACCTGTATAAAGATAAGTGGTTACCGCTTCAAAGTCGTGAAGAAGTATTTACAGTGAAGGGAAAATCACATACTGTGAAAATGTACCACACGGTGCATGGACCGCTTCTAAATACAGCGCTTGGTACCATGCCATTTCCTCCAAAGATGCCGGTACAACCGCCTTCAGTTGAAATACCTTATGGCCTTGCGCTATCGTGGGTTATGACTGGTGGCGAAAAAACTTTGCAGGGCTTTTATAATCTGGGAAAAGCTAAAACCATGCAGCAGGCTCGGGAAGCACTCAAAGGTATTCATACAATCTATCTTAATATTGTGTATGGCGATAGCAACTCGATTGGTTGGCAGGTAACGGGGCTTTATCCTGTGCGTAAAAAGGGCACAGGGCTTTTTCCATCGCCGGGATGGACAGGTGAGTATGACTGGGAAGGTTTTGTGCCGTTTGAAAAATTGCCACACAAAGAAAATCCTACAGAAGGGTTTATTGCAACTGCCAATCACCGTACTGTAGATAAAAACTTCCCTGTGAATCTGTCGCAATCATGGTATAACGATGAGCGCGCAATGCGTATTGTACAGGTGCTGTCGCAGCACAAGACATTTACACTTGAGGATATGATGAAATTGCAGAATGACCAGTATTCACTGATGGCACAGCATGTGCAGGAGATTTTATTTAACAAAGAATATAATGCATACATTATGGCTGCATTACAGGAGCTATCGCCAGCGCAAAAACAAAATGCTTTGAAGGCACTTGATATGCTTTCCCCACAACATTTTGATTGCGTAATGCGTGTTGATTCAAACTCTGCAGCACTTATGGGTGCGGTATATCATTGCTTTGTCCACAATACATTTTTAGATGAACTTGGCCCTAAAGAAAGCCCTCTATGGGAAGCGTTTCTACAGGCAAGCATGACCTCATACTCAGCATTTGATGATTTGCTTGCGTACAGGCACCAGTCGCCGTTTTTTGATGATGTCACAACGCAAAAAACTGAAACCAAATGGGATGTGCTTGCTAAAACGTTAGCTGACGCGTATGCACTGTGTGAAGATAAAATGGGAAGCAATAAAGGCAAGTGGCAGTGGGGCAAACTTCATGCGTACTGGTTTAAACATGAGATTGCAAAAGAGGTTGGCATGCTGAAGGGTTTTTTAAGCCGTGGGCCCTACCCTGCAGGCGGCGATGTGCATACAGTAAATGTGGCAATGTTTACCTGGGGCAAAAACTTTGATGTGTGGATGATTCCTGCCATGCGCATGATTGTTGATTTTAACAGCAATGAGCCGCTGTATTTTATTACTGTGCCAGGACAATCAGGCAATCCGGTAAGCAGTCACTACGATGATATGGTAGAGTATTTTGTCAAAGGTACATATAAACATATACCTTTGAAAGGGTGGGAAAAGCCAGCAAGTGCCCAGGTTCTGATACCATAA
- the rsxC gene encoding electron transport complex subunit RsxC, which yields MMIHAFHGGIHPPENKHFTNRIPFKYLSVPQKCYIPLQQHIGKPAVPVVEVGQFVEEGQLIGQANGLISANVHATVPGKVVEIAEYHTPYSEHGLCVVIEAEGSFTTSGKVHQKNDIAALDREALLEKVKAAGIVGLGGAAFPTAVKLNPPANRTIDTLIINGSECEPYLTVDDMLMQTHPEEIIEGIQISMRILGVSKAYIGIEKNKPLAIKALQSAVAATKSEGISVMPLRTRYPQGAEKQLIFAITGREVPSGGLPMDVNVVVQNVGTIYAIREAVLFDKPLIERYITVTGKIVRKPGNYKVRFGTRVIDILEECGGLTQNPAKIIMGGPMCGLALNHMDIPIVKGTSGILFLAKDEVDVSPFRACIRCGRCVSVCPMNLMPCDLGNAAEKQRYDIAEKLHPFDCIMCGSCSYICPSKRPLSHFIKVVQTTLSAKR from the coding sequence ATGATGATCCATGCCTTTCACGGAGGAATTCATCCACCTGAGAACAAACACTTTACTAACCGCATTCCTTTTAAATATCTGTCTGTTCCGCAAAAATGTTATATACCTTTGCAGCAGCATATAGGTAAACCTGCTGTTCCAGTTGTTGAGGTTGGCCAGTTTGTGGAGGAAGGACAGCTTATTGGACAGGCAAATGGACTTATAAGTGCCAATGTTCATGCCACAGTACCCGGCAAAGTGGTAGAAATTGCAGAATACCACACCCCATATAGCGAACACGGTCTTTGTGTCGTCATTGAAGCAGAAGGCTCTTTTACTACATCAGGGAAAGTTCACCAAAAAAACGATATTGCAGCACTGGACAGGGAAGCGTTACTTGAAAAAGTAAAGGCTGCCGGCATTGTTGGACTTGGCGGGGCAGCGTTCCCCACGGCAGTTAAATTGAACCCACCTGCAAACAGGACTATTGATACACTAATCATCAACGGTTCCGAGTGCGAACCTTATCTCACTGTTGACGACATGTTGATGCAAACCCACCCTGAAGAGATCATTGAAGGTATCCAGATATCAATGAGGATACTTGGTGTGTCTAAAGCATATATAGGCATTGAAAAAAACAAACCACTGGCTATTAAAGCATTGCAATCTGCTGTAGCAGCAACAAAGTCTGAAGGTATCAGCGTGATGCCACTTAGAACACGCTACCCGCAGGGTGCTGAAAAGCAACTTATTTTTGCTATCACCGGGCGTGAGGTGCCCTCAGGCGGCCTACCCATGGATGTGAATGTAGTAGTACAGAATGTTGGCACCATCTATGCAATCCGTGAAGCAGTGCTCTTTGACAAGCCTTTGATTGAACGATACATTACAGTTACTGGAAAAATCGTACGCAAACCAGGCAACTATAAGGTGCGTTTTGGCACACGTGTTATTGATATACTTGAAGAATGTGGTGGCCTCACCCAGAATCCAGCAAAAATCATAATGGGTGGCCCAATGTGTGGTCTTGCTCTCAACCACATGGATATACCAATAGTAAAAGGCACATCTGGTATTTTATTCTTAGCCAAAGATGAAGTGGATGTATCACCCTTTAGGGCATGTATACGCTGCGGCAGATGCGTTTCAGTATGCCCCATGAACCTTATGCCATGTGATTTGGGCAACGCTGCTGAGAAGCAGCGCTATGATATTGCTGAAAAGCTGCATCCGTTTGATTGCATCATGTGCGGATCATGTTCTTACATCTGCCCGTCAAAAAGGCCATTATCGCACTTTATAAAGGTAGTTCAAACTACATTGAGTGCAAAACGATAA
- a CDS encoding RnfABCDGE type electron transport complex subunit D — translation MEIKDADKKRLLEDLVLSHAPHIRDTQSVPFVMWLVVLALLPAAIFSCFIYGAYVAAVIAVAVISAIAAEAVMQYLLKNPITVNDGSAVITGLLLAMNLPPHVPLWIPAVGSAFAIIIAKQLFGGLGYNIFNPALAGRAFLLASWPVEMTTLWHKFPGGFVIAQNPVFDPSMPKQLVDSISGATPLGALKEGPKVLHELSLSTQPLYDFLFSKAMIKSLFIGNIGGCIGETSALLLLIGALLLLWKRIITWHIPVSYIATVAAIMGIYYYFQGVPQIHYAILFHVLSGGLILGAFFMATDMVTSPVTKSGMIIFGIGCGIIASVIRLWGGYPEGVSYSILLMNAVTPLIDRLTRPKVFGTR, via the coding sequence ATGGAAATAAAAGATGCAGATAAAAAACGGTTATTAGAAGATCTGGTACTATCGCATGCACCACATATTCGCGATACACAATCAGTTCCATTTGTAATGTGGCTGGTGGTGCTTGCACTACTCCCTGCTGCTATTTTTTCATGTTTTATATATGGTGCATATGTAGCTGCCGTGATTGCGGTTGCTGTCATATCTGCAATAGCTGCTGAAGCAGTTATGCAATATTTATTAAAAAATCCCATAACGGTGAATGATGGCTCTGCTGTTATCACGGGCCTTCTTTTGGCAATGAATCTTCCGCCTCATGTTCCTCTGTGGATCCCTGCAGTAGGATCAGCATTTGCAATCATCATAGCAAAACAGCTGTTTGGTGGATTGGGATACAACATTTTCAACCCTGCTTTAGCCGGGAGAGCTTTTTTATTGGCTTCCTGGCCGGTTGAAATGACCACTCTTTGGCATAAATTCCCTGGCGGATTTGTTATTGCACAAAACCCGGTATTTGACCCATCAATGCCAAAGCAGCTTGTGGACAGCATTAGTGGAGCAACACCACTGGGAGCACTCAAAGAAGGGCCAAAGGTATTGCATGAGCTATCGCTTTCAACTCAGCCTTTGTACGATTTTCTATTTTCAAAAGCAATGATAAAGTCACTTTTCATTGGTAACATTGGCGGTTGCATTGGCGAAACATCTGCACTTTTATTATTAATTGGTGCACTGCTTCTTTTATGGAAACGCATCATAACATGGCACATACCTGTTTCGTATATTGCAACTGTTGCAGCAATTATGGGCATCTATTACTATTTTCAAGGTGTACCCCAGATACACTATGCAATACTTTTCCATGTGCTATCTGGCGGGCTTATTTTAGGTGCTTTTTTCATGGCCACTGATATGGTCACATCACCGGTAACCAAAAGTGGTATGATCATATTTGGCATAGGATGTGGAATCATAGCATCTGTTATCCGCTTATGGGGGGGATATCCTGAAGGAGTGTCATATTCAATTTTGCTTATGAATGCGGTTACACCATTAATTGACAGGCTCACACGGCCAAAAGTTTTTGGTACACGATAG
- a CDS encoding FMN-binding protein — protein sequence MKPVDIIKATIIISVIGFISAFSLSFMKKITQEPIIKQEQEKKLAALALVLPGYTIEQEKTVTIDNEPFTYWSATKQENRIVKKAWAFLAHQPAYAGSIESVVGVDSLGTIIGFTILSQNETPGLGARCVEVVSNETFIDHFITKNVTNIEEVSWFQQQFIGLNAGKPIAIVKKGDWHKEMKDELLPNNAVTAITGATITTKAVTQSIEEGMKKLHKALALQEVK from the coding sequence ATGAAACCTGTTGATATCATAAAGGCCACAATTATTATCTCGGTTATTGGATTTATATCAGCTTTTTCATTATCTTTTATGAAAAAGATTACACAGGAGCCAATTATAAAACAGGAACAAGAAAAAAAATTAGCAGCACTTGCTCTTGTGTTGCCAGGGTATACTATAGAGCAGGAAAAAACAGTAACTATAGATAATGAACCTTTTACATATTGGAGTGCAACAAAACAGGAGAATAGAATAGTAAAAAAAGCATGGGCATTTCTGGCGCACCAGCCAGCTTATGCAGGATCTATTGAATCCGTTGTTGGTGTTGATAGTTTAGGAACTATAATTGGTTTTACAATACTTTCGCAAAATGAAACACCAGGGCTTGGTGCTCGATGCGTTGAAGTTGTTTCCAATGAAACCTTTATTGATCATTTCATCACAAAAAATGTAACTAACATAGAAGAAGTTTCCTGGTTTCAGCAACAATTTATTGGTTTAAATGCTGGCAAACCTATCGCAATAGTAAAGAAGGGCGATTGGCATAAAGAAATGAAAGATGAGCTTTTGCCTAACAATGCAGTCACTGCAATAACAGGTGCCACTATTACCACTAAAGCCGTAACACAAAGCATCGAAGAAGGTATGAAAAAATTACATAAAGCATTAGCACTGCAAGAGGTGAAATAA
- a CDS encoding electron transport complex subunit E: MDYFKEFIKGVWQKNPILVLGIGMCPTLAVTTSASNAIWMTIATTFVLLGSNILVSAIRTIVPSHVRIPIFITIIASFVIIVELTLKAFQPEVYKALGIFIPLIVVNCIILGRAEEFASKNSLLNSILDALGMGLGFGLTLLILATIREVLGANKLFGYTLVPGMKPAIIMILAPGAFFTLGLLLWSMNVIKARKARFKRTE, from the coding sequence ATGGATTATTTTAAAGAATTTATTAAAGGGGTATGGCAAAAAAATCCAATTTTGGTACTTGGCATTGGAATGTGCCCCACGCTTGCAGTAACCACATCAGCATCCAATGCCATCTGGATGACTATTGCCACAACGTTTGTGTTACTAGGTTCAAACATTCTTGTTTCAGCAATACGCACTATAGTTCCTTCTCATGTGCGCATTCCAATCTTTATCACCATTATTGCAAGCTTTGTAATCATTGTTGAACTAACACTCAAAGCATTTCAGCCTGAAGTATATAAAGCACTTGGAATATTCATTCCCCTCATTGTTGTTAATTGTATTATATTAGGAAGAGCTGAAGAGTTTGCCTCAAAAAATTCTTTATTGAATTCAATCTTGGATGCCTTGGGAATGGGACTGGGTTTTGGACTTACTCTTTTAATTCTTGCAACCATACGAGAAGTATTAGGTGCCAACAAGCTTTTTGGATATACATTAGTTCCCGGTATGAAACCTGCAATTATAATGATACTTGCACCAGGAGCTTTCTTTACTTTGGGACTACTTCTCTGGTCCATGAATGTCATAAAAGCTCGCAAAGCCCGTTTTAAACGTACTGAATAG
- the rsxA gene encoding electron transport complex subunit RsxA, with amino-acid sequence MEIKILFTILISTIFINNYVLSRILGLCPYLGVSKKLDSATGMGLAVIFVMTLASFFTFIIYKFVLIPFHIEYLRTIAFIIVIASLVQLVEMIIEKVSPALYQALGIFLPLITTNCAVLGVAVLNIESGFITQEFGLLNSVVQGFGAGVGFTLALLLMAGIRERLEIAMIPENLKGLPITFITAGLMAMAFLGFSGMKIF; translated from the coding sequence ATGGAAATAAAAATTCTTTTTACTATACTCATAAGCACAATATTTATTAACAACTATGTCCTTTCACGTATTCTAGGTCTGTGCCCTTACCTTGGTGTTTCCAAGAAGTTAGATTCGGCAACAGGGATGGGCCTTGCCGTTATCTTTGTAATGACATTGGCTTCTTTCTTTACTTTTATAATATATAAATTTGTGTTGATACCTTTCCATATTGAATACCTACGTACTATTGCATTTATTATTGTCATTGCATCACTTGTACAGCTTGTTGAAATGATAATTGAAAAGGTATCACCTGCACTATATCAGGCACTGGGAATTTTTTTACCGCTAATTACTACTAATTGTGCGGTATTAGGTGTTGCTGTACTCAATATTGAATCGGGGTTTATCACTCAAGAATTTGGCCTTCTTAACTCGGTTGTGCAGGGGTTTGGTGCTGGTGTTGGTTTTACTCTAGCACTGCTGCTTATGGCTGGAATTCGTGAGCGCCTTGAAATTGCAATGATCCCGGAAAACCTTAAAGGCCTTCCCATCACGTTTATTACCGCCGGTCTTATGGCAATGGCATTTTTAGGATTTTCCGGAATGAAGATTTTTTAG
- the thyX gene encoding FAD-dependent thymidylate synthase produces MEIYSPQVTLLAITPNAEKLIEEAGRTCYLSLDKITEGSEANFIRRCIMNGHHSILEHASASFRVLGASRAFTHQMVRHRLASFSQQSQRYVNEEEFNYIIPPSIAHNPQAKAIYTDFMEHARITYKKLRELSIKKEDARFVLPNALESQIVISANFREWRHIFSLRLEKAAQWEIRSVCMQMLKILQKEAPSVFGDFIIDEASGTARSNLL; encoded by the coding sequence ATGGAAATTTATTCCCCTCAAGTTACACTACTGGCTATTACTCCCAATGCTGAAAAGCTCATTGAAGAAGCAGGCAGGACATGTTACCTTTCTTTAGACAAGATAACCGAAGGTAGCGAAGCCAACTTTATCCGCCGCTGCATAATGAATGGACATCATTCCATACTGGAACATGCTTCAGCATCATTCAGGGTGCTGGGAGCATCCCGTGCATTCACCCACCAAATGGTTCGCCACCGTTTAGCAAGTTTTTCACAGCAGTCACAACGCTATGTAAACGAAGAAGAGTTTAACTACATCATACCGCCATCAATTGCTCACAACCCACAGGCAAAAGCCATTTATACTGATTTCATGGAACATGCCCGCATTACATATAAAAAGCTGCGTGAGTTATCCATAAAAAAAGAAGATGCACGGTTTGTACTGCCAAACGCACTGGAAAGCCAGATTGTTATATCGGCAAATTTTAGGGAATGGCGTCATATCTTTTCATTGCGCCTTGAAAAAGCAGCACAGTGGGAAATACGCAGCGTATGTATGCAGATGCTTAAGATCTTACAAAAGGAAGCACCTTCAGTTTTTGGGGATTTTATTATAGATGAAGCATCCGGCACTGCACGATCAAATCTATTGTAA
- a CDS encoding GNAT family N-acetyltransferase, with the protein MQIKKTYNDVYESKKIDFQKLCEIIKPGSRVFLSSGPAMPIFTVDQIMKSDAPSLQDLEIIQLITLGDYLKTGENQYKYRLKTFNTGESISKDIEQGKADFVPAHLVEIPFIFSTGAIGVDVAIIQVSPPDHRGFMSLGLAIDVANIVIENAKTVVAEVNPFVPVTMGDTAVHIDSIDYIIESKIPLIEREYKRYDEIMDKIGWHVANLIDDGSVVALHVGRQFDAIAKHLRNKRELKVYSHVVSDWIIDLIDSGAIKIDRGIRNLAPVTLSYCYGTRMLYDYVDRNPMFEFVPLMRLTYPTMLQRIPKLVSVMNVKKIDLSGESVVFYSGDNLLSGYESKLNFAVGAAFSRGGKAIVALRSCDQSGDSNIVIRHTENEKVRSTLGVTRYVVTEYGVANLFGKSIRERALALIDIAHPNHRLALLDKAKEAGLVYRDQIYVIENIINYPITLETMKTFKDGLVVKFRPIKPSDEDMMRRLFYQFSDESKYLRYFARIRTMPHKQMQSYVNIDYDRILSIVGILQHAGTERIIAEARYGYDENEKTYEMAFIVDEEFQGKGIATFLARYLMKIAKERKIERVSANVLPQNDKMMKVFEKCGVPYTQRFEDGVMHFDFHLQKADIIL; encoded by the coding sequence ATGCAAATAAAAAAAACATATAATGACGTGTATGAATCAAAAAAAATTGATTTTCAAAAACTGTGCGAAATTATAAAGCCAGGCTCACGTGTATTCTTAAGCAGTGGCCCGGCAATGCCCATTTTTACTGTTGATCAGATAATGAAATCGGATGCCCCCAGCCTTCAAGATCTTGAAATTATTCAGCTTATTACCCTTGGTGATTACCTCAAAACAGGTGAAAATCAGTATAAGTATAGATTAAAAACATTCAACACTGGTGAAAGCATAAGCAAGGATATTGAACAGGGAAAAGCTGACTTTGTGCCAGCACATCTTGTTGAAATACCATTTATTTTTTCCACGGGTGCAATTGGTGTTGATGTTGCCATTATACAGGTGTCACCTCCTGATCACCGCGGGTTTATGAGTTTGGGGCTTGCCATAGATGTAGCAAATATTGTGATTGAAAATGCAAAAACAGTTGTTGCTGAAGTTAATCCGTTTGTACCGGTTACCATGGGTGATACAGCTGTTCATATTGATTCAATTGATTATATCATTGAAAGCAAGATACCGCTGATTGAAAGGGAATATAAACGGTATGATGAAATAATGGATAAAATTGGCTGGCATGTTGCCAACCTCATTGATGATGGCTCAGTGGTTGCGCTCCATGTTGGAAGGCAGTTTGATGCTATTGCAAAACACTTGCGCAACAAGCGTGAGCTCAAGGTTTACAGCCATGTAGTATCTGACTGGATTATTGATTTAATTGATTCAGGTGCTATTAAGATTGATCGTGGGATACGTAACCTTGCTCCGGTAACATTGAGCTATTGCTATGGCACACGTATGTTGTACGATTATGTTGACCGCAATCCTATGTTTGAATTTGTGCCCCTGATGAGGCTTACCTATCCTACTATGCTACAGCGCATACCAAAGCTGGTAAGTGTAATGAATGTTAAAAAAATTGACCTCTCCGGCGAATCGGTTGTATTTTATTCGGGTGACAATTTGTTATCAGGATACGAAAGTAAACTTAATTTTGCTGTTGGTGCTGCATTTTCTCGCGGTGGCAAGGCTATAGTTGCATTGCGGTCGTGTGATCAAAGTGGCGATAGTAACATTGTAATACGCCACACCGAGAATGAAAAGGTGCGTTCAACCTTAGGTGTAACACGGTATGTAGTGACTGAATATGGTGTGGCAAACCTTTTTGGTAAATCTATCCGTGAGAGGGCGCTTGCACTGATTGACATTGCTCATCCAAACCACAGACTTGCATTATTGGATAAAGCAAAAGAAGCTGGCCTGGTATATCGTGATCAGATATATGTCATAGAAAATATTATCAACTACCCTATAACATTGGAAACAATGAAAACGTTTAAAGATGGGCTTGTGGTTAAGTTCAGGCCAATAAAGCCATCCGATGAAGATATGATGCGCAGGCTTTTCTACCAGTTCTCGGATGAATCAAAATATTTGCGATACTTTGCACGTATACGCACAATGCCACACAAGCAGATGCAATCGTATGTAAATATTGATTATGATAGAATTTTGTCGATAGTTGGTATATTACAGCATGCCGGCACTGAACGGATTATTGCTGAGGCACGGTATGGGTATGATGAAAATGAAAAGACCTACGAAATGGCATTTATTGTTGATGAAGAGTTTCAAGGAAAGGGTATTGCAACCTTTTTAGCGCGCTATCTAATGAAAATTGCAAAAGAGCGGAAGATAGAAAGGGTTTCGGCAAATGTATTGCCCCAAAACGATAAGATGATGAAGGTTTTTGAAAAATGTGGAGTTCCATATACACAGAGGTTTGAAGATGGGGTCATGCACTTTGATTTTCATTTACAGAAAGCTGATATTATTTTATAG
- a CDS encoding STAS domain-containing protein — protein MEINLNNKGNIVEIKVKGDIEMMSIKEFKEKLLAVGEQNDVDISLDLSEVDYIDSSGVGVLISLNKIQKKKGKKLELTKVSPKVLNVLKLSSLAEVFNL, from the coding sequence ATGGAAATCAACCTTAACAACAAAGGGAATATAGTTGAAATAAAGGTTAAAGGCGATATTGAGATGATGTCAATCAAGGAGTTTAAAGAAAAACTACTTGCAGTTGGCGAACAGAATGATGTTGATATCTCACTGGATCTGTCTGAAGTTGATTATATTGATTCATCAGGAGTTGGGGTTCTTATCAGCCTTAACAAAATACAGAAGAAAAAAGGGAAAAAGTTAGAACTCACTAAAGTAAGCCCAAAGGTATTAAATGTATTAAAATTAAGTTCACTTGCCGAAGTATTTAATTTATAA